From Medicago truncatula cultivar Jemalong A17 chromosome 7, MtrunA17r5.0-ANR, whole genome shotgun sequence, a single genomic window includes:
- the LOC25498922 gene encoding uncharacterized protein, with protein MSGGRFRELLKKYGKVAIGVHCSVSAASVAGIYVAIRNNVDVEAILEKFHLGAASPEENPNLNSDTDSSAVPVKNRTAQMAASAGGAFTLAVLCNKALIPVRVPITIALTPPIARFLARRKIVKTGV; from the coding sequence ATGTCCGGTGGTCGATTCCGCGAGCTCCTGAAAAAGTACGGAAAAGTAGCAATCGGTGTTCACTGCTCCGTTTCCGCCGCTTCCGTCGCCGGCATCTACGTCGCCATTAGAAACAACGTCGACGTTGAAGCAATCCTTGAGAAATTTCACTTGGGTGCAGCTTCTCCCGAAGAAAACCCTAACCTTAATTCTGATACTGATTCTTCCGCCGTGCCGGTGAAGAATCGCACGGCGCAGATGGCGGCTTCTGCTGGTGGTGCTTTTACCCTAGCTGTGCTTTGCAACAAGGCTCTGATTCCTGTTCGGGTTCCCATCACTATAGCACTCACTCCCCCAATTGCGAGGTTCTTGGCGAGGAGGAAGATTGTGAAGACTGGTGTATGA
- the LOC11440941 gene encoding triacylglycerol lipase 2, which produces MASSRVVGLFSIVLICITIAQGRKALNTNNEFSASSLVNNDDGICKSMVETQGYTCEEHKVTTSDGFILSIQRLPTRRSGEKANKPTVLIQHGLFQDAVVWLWNSPDESLAFILADNGFDVWIVNDRASRYSSHTSLTPNDQINQLLQAYWEWSWEELANNDLPATVQYVYDHTGQKMHFVGDSQGSLMAFVAFSQGNLLNMTRSAAMLSPIAHMGRINSDATRLAAKLFLANYAYWLGIRQFLPNAAEGLMFLKHICDILGLDCVNLLTPFTGPNCCINSSRIDYYLEHEPQPTSTKNLIHYSQMIRTDTIARYDYGLLENLRRYGRVHPPNYELFAIPKDFHLFLGMGRLDMLADVEDVKFLLSYEFKNHDPNNLVQVLKENYAHADFIMSVTAKQDVYDPMIDFFNKQ; this is translated from the exons ATGGCCAGCAGCAGAGTAGTTGGTCTTTTCTCAATAGTCTTGATTTGCATTACAATAGCACAAGGAAGAAAAGCACTTAACACTAACAATGAATTTTCAGCATCGTCTCTAGTTAACAACGATGATGGCATCTGCAAAAGTATGGTAGAGACACAAGGTTACACATGTGAAGAACATAAG GTTACAACATCAGATGGCTTCATCTTGAGTATTCAAAGATTGCCGACAAGGCGGTCCGGTGAGAAAGCAAACAAGCCAACAGTGTTGATACAACATGGTCTCTTTCAG GATGCGGTAGTATGGTTGTGGAATTCTCCGGATGAATCATTGGCATTTATTTTAGCGGATAACGGATTTGATGTGTGGATTGTCAATGATCGTGCGTCAAGATATAGCTCACACACATCATTAACTCCTAATGACCAG attaATCAATTGTTACAGGCTTACTGGGAGTGGTCATGGGAAGAATTAGCTAATAATGATCTTCCTGCTACAGTGCAATATGTTTACGACCATACTGGTCAAAAAATGCACTTTGTAGGTGATTCACAG GGATCTCTAATGGCTTTTGTTGCTTTTTCCCAAGGGAATCTTCTTAATATGACAAGATCAGCTGCAATGCTTAGTCCAATTGCTCATATGGGTCGAATTAATTCGGATGCAACAAGACTTGCTGCTAAACTTTTTTTAGCTAAT TATGCATACTGGTTGGGCATTCGACAATTCCTTCCTAATGC GGCTGAGGGATTAATGTTTTTGAAACACATCTGCGATATACTAGGGCTTGACTGCGTAAACCTACTGACACCTTTCACAG GTCCGAATTGTTGTATAAACTCTTCCAGGATAGATTACTACCTCGAACATGAACCACAACCAACATCAACAAAGAACTTGATCCATTATTCTCAGA TGATTAGAACAGACACAATAGCAAGGTATGATTATGGTCTTCTGGAAAATCTTCGTCGCTATGGTCGAGTACATCCTCCAAATTATGAATTGTTCGCAATTCCGAAAGACTTCCATCTTTTTCTCGGAATGGGAAGGTTAGATATGCTAGCTGATGTTGAAGATGTGAAGTTTTTGCTCAGTTACGAGTTCAAAAATCATGATCCTAACAATCTCGTGCAAGTTCTCAAGGAAAATTATGCACATGCTGATTTTATTATGAGTGTCACCGCTAAACAAGACGTTTATGATCCCATGATAGattttttcaacaaacagtGA
- the LOC11438382 gene encoding triacylglycerol lipase 2 — translation MASTILVSLISIVLFCITVAQGRKTLHTTNEISASSLVTDDDICKSMVETQGYTCEEHKVTTEDGYILSLLRLSAGRSSEKANKPPVLIQHGLFCDAIIWLFNTPEESLGFILADSGFDVWLVNGRGTKYSTTHTSLSPTDTAYWNWSWDELANYDLPASVQYVYNHTGQKMHYVGHSQGTLMAFAALSQGNLVNMLRSTALLSPIAHMNLIPSKFTKLAADLFLADDAYWLGLREFLPNVDVGSKFLDGICKTLNLNCANLMSFFTGPNCCINASRIDIYLDHEPQPTSTKNLIHFSQMIRTGKIAKYDYVDQAQNVQHYGQRVPPTYDLTKIPNDFPLFLGYGGQDMLSDVQDVKVLLNDLQDHDANKLVAAFNQDYAHADFVMAVSAKQVVYDPMIAFFNAH, via the exons ATGGCCAGCACAATACTAGTTAGTCTAATCTCAATAGTCTTGTTTTGCATTACAGTAGCACAAGGAAGAAAAACACTTCACACAACCAATGAAATTTCAGCATCCTCTCTAGTTACCGATGATGATATATGCAAGAGTATGGTAGAGACACAAGGGTACACATGTGAAGAACATAAG GTTACAACAGAGGATGGCTACATCTTAAGCTTGTTGAGATTGTCGGCAGGGCGGTCCAGCGAGAAAGCAAACAAGCCACCCGTGCTAATACAACATGGTCTCTTTTGT GATGCTATAATATGGTTGTTCAATACTCCAGAAGAATCATTAGGATTTATCTTAGCAGATAGTGGATTTGATGTGTGGCTTGTCAATGGTCGCGGCACAAAATATAGCACCACGCACACTTCACTGAGTCCTACTGACACG GCTTATTGGAATTGGTCATGGGATGAATTGGCTAATTATGATCTTCCTGCTTCAGTCCAGTATGTGTACAACCATACTGGTCAAAAAATGCACTACGTAGGTCATTCTCAG GGAACTTTAATGGCATTTGCTGCTTTATCTCAAGGAAATCTTGTGAATATGTTGCGATCAACTGCATTACTTAGTCCAATTGCTCATATGAATCTAATTCCTTCAAAATTTACAAAGCTTGCTGCTGACCTATTTTTAGCTGAT GATGCATATTGGTTAGGCCTCCGTGAATTCCTTCCTAATGT GGATGTTGGATCAAAGTTTCTGGATGGCATCTGCAAGACTCTAAACCTGAACTGCGCAAACCTAATGTCATTTTTCACAG GTCCAAATTGCTGCATAAATGCTTCTAGGATAGATATCTATCTTGATCATGAACCACAACCAACATCAACAAAGAACTTGATCCATTTTTCTCAAA TGATCAGAACAGGAAAAATAGCAAAGTATGATTATGTTGATCAAGCACAAAATGTACAACACTATGGTCAACGAGTTCCTCCAACTTACGACCTGACCAAAATCCCGAATGATTTCCCACTTTTTCTCGGATATGGAGGGCAAGATATGCTATCTGATGTACAAGATGTGAAGGTTTTGCTCAATGACCTCCAAGATCATGATGCTAACAAGCTCGTGGCAGCGTTCAATCAAGATTATGCACATGCTGATTTTGTTATGGCCGTCAGTGCTAAACAAGTGGTTTATGATCCCATGATAGCTTTTTTCAACGCTCATTAA